Proteins encoded by one window of Cervus canadensis isolate Bull #8, Minnesota chromosome 18, ASM1932006v1, whole genome shotgun sequence:
- the MEIOSIN gene encoding meiosis initiator protein, which produces MWDSSKHVCSPEQPRTNSLSPSDRKQRKNHTSKLQELALLLPVTLKTGTKKLTKKEVLLHVLQYIHYLQSCINVAKASLQLHTTHGQGGLGGLGWNPAAGSAKQRLSTPSSSPHSQKSRLWGACRKPRKKKPTRVSERQTRAQNPRRCLALEKPEKLETPSPDQKGGNVVGTTTPPRCLDSCNLPKAEASSSQGCCVKDDTQDLGSYPAFEAHQGVETIHFLNKTPPGSREKLVSYDSGEEVGKESPNADPWLPAWTAEDSPQESPLALGPPQITNEIETDPLKEILGLSPSLFSSPGKLLPEQILEDGSEYLTQALFEEILLDPASSPSACIFEEPQEDTPPEVPKDPSNSQDLCQSSVSLDHCYLSLSENSKVPSSAGSEDTDTDSVWRQQQDTQGDLEGLQSSSDDGDYTWTPTRRVSPLPTAGRKARKGRASRRPSKSKGSKKAPGTPQMKKKCVNGFIMFCRMNRKQYIRACPGTASTAATKELAQLWRVMTLQERKPYCTKARRFSRQHNRIVKQDSSSSEDEDWETPKPFYQLLAEKARGSPDPVSPESPQQE; this is translated from the exons GAAGCAGAGGAAAAACCACACCAGCAAACTGCAAGAGCTGGCATTGCTGCTGCCCGTGACCCTGAAGACTGGTACCAAGAAGCTCACCAAG AAGGAGGTTCTCTTGCACGTCCTGCAGTACATTCACTACCTACAGAGCTGCATCAATGTGGCCAAGGCCTCGCTCCAACTCCACACCACCCATGGGCAAGGCGGCCTCGGAG GGCTGGGTTGGAACCCTGCTGCAGGCTCCGCAAAGCAGAGACTCTCCACCCCGTCCAGCTCCCCGCATTCTCAGAAGTCCCGTCTTTGGGGAGCATGCCGGAAACCTCGGAAGAAAAAGCCAACCCGAGTGTCAG aaCGCCAGACCCGGGCCCAGAACCCTCGTCGCTGTCTGGCCCTGGAGAAGCCTGAGAAGCTGGAGACCCCATCTCCAGACCAGAAAGGAGGAAATGTGGTGGGGACCACCACCCCTCCAAGATGCTTGGACTCCTGCAATCTCCCCAAGGCTGAGGCATCCTCATCTCAAG GCTGCTGTGTAAAAGATGATACTCAGGATTTGGGGTCTTATCCTGCTTTTGAGGCCCATCAAGGGGTCGAGACGATCCATTTTCTCAACAAGACCCCGCCTGGTTCCAG GGAGAAACTGGTGTCCTATGATTCTGGCGAGGAGGTGGGCAAGGAGTCTCCAAATGCCGACCCTTGGCTTCCTGCCTGGACTGCAGAGGACAGCCCCCAAG AGAGCCCACTGGCCCTGGGGCCTCCCCAAATTACCAATGAGATCGAGACAGACCCCCTGAAGGAGATCCTAGGGCTCAGCCCCTCCCTCTTCAGCTCCCCAGGGAAACTGCTACCTGAACAGATCCTGGAGGACGGCAGTGAGTACCTGACCCAAG CTCTCTTTGAGGAAATACTGTTAGATCCTGCATCTTCACCTTCTGCCTGCATCTTTGAGGAACCACAGGAG GACACGCCCCCTGAGGTCCCCAAAGACCCCTCCAACTCCCAAGACCTGTGCCAGTCCTCAGTCTCGCTGGACCACTGCTACCTCTCACTGAGTGAAAACAGCAAGGTGCCATCCAGCGCCGGCTCGGAGGACACGGACACAGACTCGGTGTGGAGGCAGCAGCAG GACACTCAGGGTGACCTTGAGGGCCTGCAGTCCTCCAGCGACGATGGGGACTACACGTGGACCCCTACCCGGCGGGTCTCACCCCTGCCCACGGCCGGGAGGAAGGCCAGGAAGGGTCGGGCCAGCCGGCGTCCCTCCAAGTCCAAGGGGAGCAAGAAAGCCCCTGGCACCCCCCAGATGAAGAAGAAGTGTGTCAACGGCTTCATCATGTTCTGCAGGATGAACCGGAAGCAGTACATCCG AGCCTGCCCTGGGACCGCATCCACGGCCGCCACCAAGGAGCTGGCTCAGCTCTGGCGGGTGATGACCCTGCAGGAGCGAAAACCATACTG CACCAAGGCGCGCAGGTTCAGCCGCCAGCACAACCGGATCGTGAAGCAGGACAGCTCCAGCAGCGAGGACGAGGACTGGGAGACCCCCAAACCCTTCTACCAGCTGTTGGCCGAGAAGGCCCGAGGCTCCCCAGACCCAGTCTCTCCGGAGTCTCCTCAGCAAGAGTGA
- the SIX5 gene encoding homeobox protein SIX5 — protein MATLPAEPSAGPAAGGEAVVAAAAATEEEEEEARQLLQTLQAAEGEAAAAAGAGAGETAVKVEGPGSPGVPGSPPEATAEPPTGLRFSPEQVACVCEALLQAGHAGRLSRFLGALPPAERLRGSDPVLRARALVAFQRGEYAELYRLLESRPFPAAHHAFLQDLYLRARYHEAERARGRALGAVDKYRLRKKFPLPKTIWDGEETVYCFKERSRAALKACYRGNRYPTPDEKRRLATLTGLSLTQVSNWFKNRRQRDRTGGGGGGAPCKSESDGNPTTEDESSRSPEDLERGAAPAAAEGPAPGSIFLAGAAPPAPCPASSSILVNGSFLAAGSSPAVLLNGSPVIINSLALGEASGLGPLLLTGGAPAPQPSPQGANEGKTSLVLDPQTGEVRLEEAQPEALETKGAQVTASGPPGEEVLAPLPQVVPGPPPAATFPLPPGPVTSMAAPQVVPLSPPPGYPAGLGPTSPLLNLPQVVPTSQVVTLPQAVGPLQLLAAGPGSPVKVAGASGPANVHLINSGVGVTALQLPSATTPGNFLLANPVSGSPIVTGVAVQQGKIILTATFPTSMLVSQVLPPAPSLALPLKPDTAISVPEGALPVATSPALPEAHALGALPAQQPPQPPPAAAAPAAPSLPFSPDSSGLLPGFPAPPPEGLLLSPAAVPIWPAGLELSAGTEGLLEEEKGLGTQAPHTVLRLPDPDPEGLLLGATAGGEVDEGLEAETKVLTQLQSVPVEEPLEL, from the exons ATGGCTACCTTGCCTGCGGAGCCGAGCGCGGGGCCGGCGGCCGGGGGGGAGGCAGTGgtagcggcggcggcggcgaccgaagaggaggaggaggaagcgcGCCAGCTCCTGCAGACTTTGCAGGCTGCCGAGGgtgaggcggcggcggcggccggggccggggcgggcgAAACGGCGGTGAAAGTGGAGGGCCCCGGATCCCCAGGCGTTCCCGGGTCGCCCCCCGAGGCCACTGCCGAGCCGCCCACGGGGCTCCGCTTCTCGCCGGAGCAGGTGGCGTGCGTGTGCGAGGCGCTGCTACAGGCGGGCCACGCCGGCCGCTTGAGCCGCTTCCTGGGCGCACTGCCCCCGGCCGAGCGCCTACGTGGCAGCGATCCTGTGCTGCGCGCTCGGGCCCTGGTGGCTTTCCAGCGAGGCGAGTACGCCGAGCTCTACCGGCTGCTCGAGAGCCGCCCCTTCCCCGCCGCCCACCACGCCTTCCTTCAGGACCTCTACCTGCGCGCGCGCTACCACGAGGCCGAGCGGGCCCGCGGCCGCGCGCTGGGCGCGGTGGACAAGTACCGTCTACGCAAGAAATTCCCGCTGCCCAAGACCATCTGGGACGGCGAGGAGACCGTCTATTGCTTCAAGGAGCGCTCCCGCGCCGCGCTGAAGGCCTGCTATCGCGGCAACCGCTACCCCACGCCGGACGAGAAGCGCCGCCTGGCCACGCTCACCGGCCTCTCGCTCACGCAAGTCAGCAACTGGTTCAAGAACCGACGACAGCGCGACCGGaccgggggcggcggcggcggcgcgcccTGCAAGAG TGAGTCTGATGGGAACCCCACTACGGAGGATGAGTCCAGCCGCAGTCCTGAGGACCTGGAGAGAGGGGCGGCTCCGGCGGCTGCCGAGGGCCCAGCGCCAGGCTCCATATTCCTGGCCGGGGCCGCCCCTCCCGCACCgtgccctgcctcctcctccatcctGGTGAACGGGAGCTTCCTGGCAGCCGGCAGCTCTCCAGCAGTGCTCCTCAATGGGAGCCCCGTCATCATCAACAGCCTCGCACTGGGCGAGGCCTCCGGCCTGGGCCCCCTGCTGCTCACCGGGGGTGCCCCTGCTCCGCAGCCCAGCCCCCAAGGGGCCAACGAGGGCAAGACCTCCCTGGTCCTGGACCCTCAGACTGGGGAGGTTCGTCTGGAGGAGGCTCAGCCTGAAGCCCTGGAGACCAAGGGGGCTCAGGTGACTGCTTCAGGGCCGCCTGGAGAGGAGGTCCTGGCACCTCTGCCCCAAGTGGTGCCTGGCCCCCCTCCAGCAGCCACCTTTCCGCTGCCCCCAGGACCAGTGACTTCCATGGCTGCTCCCCAAGTGGTGCCACTTTCCCCGCCCCCTGGCTACCCTGCTGGCCTGGGCCCCACCTCCCCACTGCTGAACCTGCCCCAGGTGGTGCCCACCTCACAGGTGGTGACGCTGCCCCAGGCTGTGGGGCCGCTGCAGCTGTTGGCAGCTGGGCCAGGCAGCCCAGTGAAGGTGGCCGGTGCCTCAGGCCCTGCCAACGTGCACCTGATAAACTCCGGCGTGGGCGTGACTGCGCTGCAGCTGCCTTCGGCCACTACCCCAG GAAACTTCCTGCTGGCCAACCCCGTGTCCGGCAGCCCCATTGTAACAGGTGTGGCCGTGCAGCAGGGCAAGATCATCCTCACCGCCACTTTCCCCACCAGCATGCTGGTCTCCCAGGTCCTGCCGCccgcccccagcctggccctgcccctgAAGCCGGACACAGCCATCTCAGTGCCTGAAGGAGCCCTCCCAGTGGCCACCAGCCCCGCTCTTCCGGAGGCCCACGCCTTAGGCGCACTTCCTGCGCAGCAGCCACCCCAgccgccccccgccgccgccgcccccgctgcccccagcctccccttctccccagactcctctggcctCCTACCCGGCTTCCCGGCGCCCCCGCCCGAGGGGCTGCTGCTGTCGCCCGCGGCCGTGCCCATCTGGCCGGCCGGGCTGGAACTGAGCGCTGGCACTGAGGGGCtgctggaggaagagaaggggctggGGACACAGGCCCCCCATACCGTGCTGAGGCTGCCAGACCCTGACCCCGAGGGGCTGCTCCTGGGGGCCACCGCGGGGGGCGAGGTGGACGAGGGGCTGGAAGCCGAGACCAAGGTCCTGACGCAGCTACAGTCAGTGCCTGTGGAAGAGCCCTTGGAACTGTGA